The genomic segment CCAAGCATGTTATGTAAATCACATATTAATGATAATCAAATCAAGCTCACAATGCTGGCTATGCAAACAGAGTTGAAAGAACAAACATGCACATCTTAAGCTAACACAACCAGACAAATGACTAACCATTACTATCAGAAAGAAATGAAAAGTGTAACTCTATCAGCACGTATTAACAGAATACAAGGAAGCCCACCCCCACTTTATTTTGTCATACCCATCAAAATGGACAGCAAACTATAACCGCCCTGAAGGCCACAGCAACCAAAAGGTTGACAATAAATCACATGGACGGAACATTAACCTGATTTGCAGAATAAGGAATTTAGCACGCAAACCTCCATCTTTTGAAAGGGGGGAGGGAGGTGGCTTCAACATGTCATTCCATTACCCACTTACTCCTCTTAAGTCACAAAACAAAGGCTCCAATACCACCCCAAATGGAGTGACATCAGACATCACTGACGATTCAGACCTCCTATCCCATGTCTGACGTATTGTCACAAGAGGACTATCAGTTTCATATAAGTTGTCACTAACAGCACCACAGAAGTCTATAGATATCCACAACAATAGATAGATTTGACAAGACTCTTGGCATTAGAAACGAAGAATATTTAACATATCAATGTGTTCCCCACCAAACCCCTAGTTTCCTTGGCTGGTAACCACACACAAGCCGAAGAAACAAGGCACAAATCCAGGCATTATCCGCACATTCAGAGTTGACTGGCTTGACACTGATTGAGGTTACCGATCAAACCCACAGCTCCTCCGAGCCGATAAAACATCACAACCCCTAGGCATCAACAACGGGTTATTCTCTATGATATATGCTAGGTCACAACAGCACGCAAAAGTTCAAGGAACAACCAGGTCCGGGGCAAGAATAGGAACAGCTCGCAAAATCCCGACCCGGTCCAGGAACCGGCGGAGGAATCCGCGTATCACGAGCACGGACCGGGAAGGGAGCGGTAATAGGATGGCCGATTGgggctgttgctgctgctaccTCAGGGGGGCTGCTGGCGTGGCCGCGGCGGTCGGGGCGGGTGGAGTAGTGGGTGACGGCCTGGGCGCCGATGTCGCCGAGGCACCAGAGGATGCCGGAGCTGACGACCTGCGTGCGCACCGGGTGCGTGGCCAGGCACTGCTGGTACCACCGCCATAGCCGCCGCATCCCCACCGGCGTAGCGAAGAGGTGGAGATGAGAGACAGACCACCGCGGCCCGCggggaaggagaagaaaggaaggaAGTGTGCGCGTTCCTCCCTCGCTTTTATTTATTTCTGTTTTGCGATtttttttctccaaaaatcgGATCATAGGTTAGGTGGTTTTTATAGGTACCTGAAGCCAGCACAACCAGACGAAGGGAATATTCAAAGTTTTTGAAAAGAAAAAGGCGCAAAAGGGTCAGCCATTTGATGGTGTGATTGGTTGGCTGGTGACATTTTTTTTGGACAGCTTGTACATAAGTATAAATGTTAAAAAAATAACCATGTATACTGATTTGATTTTGGTGTACAGGAGATATAGAGGTCCATCGGGCCGGATGAGGGTCAGGCCGGCACGGCACATCGTGTCTCCCGGGCCGTGCCGAGGCAGGCATCGTGCCTGACctacggcccaagcacggcctgttGGGCCGTTtttcgggccgtgccagcccacgaaGCACGGCGAAAATAGCAGGTCGTGCCGCCCCACGGCCCACAGAATGCAACGGCCAAAGAGGGACAGAGAGAGGGGAAGCGGACGCTCGAGGCCAACCGTCGGCGCGCTCGAATCCGGCTGCGTGGGGTGCGGGCACGCGATGGGGGGTGGCGCCGGTCGTCGGCACGCTCGAGGTCGGTCGCGCGGGGGCGTtgaggaggagggcggccgccGACACACTCGAGTCGGTGCTGGGGGCGTGAAGGAGGCGTCCGGTGATGCAGGAGACATGGAGGAGGTGGTCGCCGGCGAGAGCACTGTGGGCTCACGAGAGGAGATGGTGTGGGAGACGCGGCGGAGGCGCGGGACGTGGGAGGAGCGAGACGAGCGAGAGCACCACGGGCTTGCGTCTCTCGTGTGGCGCAGGAAGGGAAGACTCACGCGACGTGAGGTGAACGCGTTGGAGACGGGGAGAGACAGGGGCGGCATGGGGGGTGGAGGGGATTGGGAAACCAAGTTAGGCTTCGTTTAGGAAAGACGAGGGTCGACGAGTATTGGGGCTCACCCCCCCGCCAGCCGTGGCATCAGACCCACGCTGGGGAGGGACGCACTTGGGTGGCTAAAACTGCATTTGGCAAGCTTGTGGTTTGGAATGTTCCCCCTGCTAAACCACGGGGGATAGAAAAATCCTCTGTTGGGGCCGGGAACGCTCCCTCGCGACATCGTCTCGCGACGCTCGCGTTAGAGGATAGAGGCGACCCTGGTGGCGCTCCCGCGCCTACACTCTAGTGACCCTGGGACGGGGATTGGGTGGCCCCCGTGGGTCAACCACATACACGCCTAGGTGAGCTCTCCCTTGGGTGGTGGTCCACGCTTGCCAAACGAGCCCTTAGGGTTATTGTGCACAGGAAGGCATGGGTAGTCACTGGGCCGCCACCAGGCCTGCCAATAAAACGCGGGCCGTGCTGTGCCAGCCCGCGTGTCTGGGATGTGGTCCAGGTATGGCCCTGTGCATCGGGACGTGTCGTGCTTGGGCTGGGCCAAAAAAACCGTGCTTTGGGCCGTGTCGTCGGGCTACGGGCTGTATGGACATATATGACAGGAGATGGTCATCGATTGTGTCCGTTGTAAAGCAAGAATTGCAAGATATAGCTGACGAAGCCTCATGGATAATAAGTCACTTTGTTTACAATTTAGACGGACGTTTCAATCCTCATGATCAGtgttttttatgtttttcaacaTGATCTTGTTCGTTatcttaaaaaaaaaagatgtaCCTTTGTTTAAAGACGTTAAAAATCTGGTACCGTCTCCGTCCAAAAAAAATGTGTTTATTGAAAATAGTATGAACATTTATATCTTTATACTTTTATTAGGTaccatgcccgtgcgttgctatgggacaactaaatcttttgtactaaaaacacatggatcgcacgataagataacaatactgttaaattaaataccgacgttaaagtgacatttaattcaaaaagcaaagttcgtgaaattaacacagtcacggaaagCGCGGCGTCGCATGCTCACAAACTCtattgtatagactttttcgtgatatggctaagataatattttatatcggcagaaagaattctctgatatctatttctttcatgtGCCAATAAATTCATGAATAAGTCCCGCTGCATCTCTATATAATtctgtacacacaggttcgagtatatatgtaaatattagtgcatgTCACATGAAGaatactgcgtgtcttaaaaaatctctcataaaaatttaaaacaaagtatgttatactcaccgtataaatatgtgtggctttaggactattccacacagacatatattgtagaataaggtatcaacttgagtgtctgttccaagatgttgaattaggtattgtaattcttaatttcgacgCATTTTCAGGTTAAGACAACCCATTgtgacacttttcttagtggtgtataattttatggtgcacctcttgactatctgagtaaggacaagttagcacggtaaaggctcagaaaagctgctgagaaTGTCAATattgagttttcctccactatgcatactaaaacatatgtccccgtttatcattgccgatgcttttgatgcaaagcaattcaataTTACCATGaccagatataagtttgagtctcttatGAGCAAtctcatcctttatgtgatctgcctcaaggatattggcagGACGATGGATCCATGTTgaaatatcgcaccaaaaaatagTCACGTTTTGTCCTCgatttatttcccatgaatacatgcgggtactataataacactaactacaccaaataaaagattagagagaatttgcattgccttcagaagaatttatttattaagttatTTGAACTCTACATGTAGTTTTAAAATATCTATTTGCATGTCTTACCTTGTATCCTAATTCGAAATTTtctagtttaattagaatatgggGAAAGAattcaaaatgaacagacccaATGGCAATTTCAGtaagaaacagcaagcgagggcgatgaaacacgtgagcgtgaaaccaaatgaaaggagaaaaaaatGTCCCTTTTGTAAATACAAAGAGaagaagtaattaaatgtaggtagatttggcaaggttctcagaaatgcaaagatgttccttttgtcttaattctttttccttctgtgttaattctcttttcttttgctcgttgccatgtatgctggtgcatgcaaacatgtaatgtatatatggatagcacaataattttctactttctattttGCCATGATTTTTCTATCACATGATAGGCAATATTTAATTAAGGAGAATCGCACCAAAGGACGCAgcatgcgggagatgtcgtgggatcgcaggcgtgggcagacggacgaaccaaaacaaatgttgcataaaaaaatatccacactttgttctttttagttgtaggagatcccatgaatacatgcgggtactatgataacactaactacaccaaataaaagattagagagaatttgcattgcctccaGAAGAATTTATTTATGAAGTTCTTTGGACTCTataggtagttttgaaatatctgtttgcatgtcttacctcgtatcctaattcaaaattttatagtttaattagaatatggggaaatgattcaaaatgaacagacccaAGGGCAATTTCACCAAAAAATAAAAGCGAggacgatggaacacgtgagcgtgaaaccaaatgaaagaagAAAAAAGCTGTCTATTTTGtaaatgcaaagaggggaagtaattaaatgtagacaGATTTGACAacgttctcagaaatgcaaagaggtttcttttgtcttaattctctttccttctgtgttaattctctttccttttgctcgttgccatgtaggCTAGTGCATGCAAACGTGCAatatgtatatggatagcacaataattttctacttcctattttgccgtgattcctctatcacatgacaggcaatattcaatcaaggagaatcgcACCAAAGGACGCGGCATACGGGAGATGTCATGGGATCGCatgcgtgggcagacggacgaaccaaaataaatatcgcaccaaaaaatatccacactttgttctttttagttgtaggagattaaatagatatataataaaaacaTTTTTTATAATCAATCAAATGGTATTTAGTATTTAGTATGCACCATAATTATTGATCATTTCTATATATACTttatcaaatttcaaatcggTTGGCTCATTAAAACGAGAATTACATTTATTTGGAACAATGAGCAACTTTGAGTTCATTCCAATAATTTTCGTTTTGGTTTTTGCAAATTTTCAAACAAAATCTCACACATTTAAATTGGATTAAAAAAACAACCTATATCAAATATGTCAGAAATTATGGTTTGTATGGTCTCTTTGCCCTCATTTTTGCCCATGTTGCAGATAAAATATCATCAATGCTTGTGAAGAGAAACGAATACATAATTCCACACCGACACATTTCAACTCTCGTTTATGCTCTAATTGTTGTCATTGTTCTAACTTCATTTCTCCTCCTCTAACCACATTGGCTTCGATACTAGGCCACTGGATCTTGTTTCTCTTTCTTTGTATGATGATTTACAAGGCCTATTTGGCAAAAGATCTCAGAGCAGGTTCCAAGCTAAATTCAAGAGAAACTTTATCGAACAATTTTTCATTGAGAGATGATTTTGTGTGCTAATTCTATCATTCTATGAATTGATTCTCTGAAATAAATTAGAGTGAAAAAACAGTAGCATCTCTTAATTTACTCcatgtactgtagcagttttaTGCATATAGCCTGctttagagaaaaaaaaaacacttttcAGTACCAACGCAAAAATCACTTTTGTCAGAGAATGACTTTCCACCAAGAAGAATCACTTGtcttaggtcttgtttagttctttctcctaaagtttagtccctatcTCCATCGGAAGTTTGGACACATgtacggagtattaaatatagactaaaaaataattaattgtacatattacgactaatttatgagataatttttaagcctaattaatccatgatttgacaaggtggtgctacaataaagctacagtaacatgtgctaatgattgattaatttggtttaataaattcgtcttacggattactgaggacttctgtaatttattttattattactatccgaatacTTTCATGTGACATCTCGACGTGACACCCCTAAACATTAGACCTTGAATTTAAAAAAATCCTTAGCGAATCCCTTTGCACAGAGAAACGGGAGCATGAGGAGCTCAACCTTATTGCTTCTGATGCTTGGGATAAAAGCTGAAGAGGTGAAATAAGACCATGTTTGGATCCATTTGTTATGGCTCCTAAACTTTTGccgctaaactttagtccttacTTGGATG from the Miscanthus floridulus cultivar M001 unplaced genomic scaffold, ASM1932011v1 fs_279_2_3, whole genome shotgun sequence genome contains:
- the LOC136531115 gene encoding uncharacterized protein; amino-acid sequence: MGGGAGRRHARGRSRGGVEEEGGRRHTRVGAGGVKEASGDAGDMEEVVAGESTVGSREEMVWETRRRRGTWEERDEREHHGLASLVWRRKGRLTRREVNALETGRDRGGMGGGGDWETKLGFV